The genomic segment GCACGGAGGTCGGTCGCCGTACGTAGCTCCCCGGCGCCCAGGTGACGGCGTCGATGTCGACCTCGAAGGTGGGACAGAACGCGAGCAGTTCCTCGAGGGCGACTCGTGCCTGCATTCGGGCCGCAGCAGCACCGAGGCAGTGATGGGCGCCGTGCGAGAACGTCATGATCTGCTGCGGACGGCGGAGCACATCGAGGGCGCCAGCGTCGGGTCCGTAGGCACGCTCGTCGCGGTTGGCCGCTCCGTACAACAGCAGCACCTTGCGTCCGGCTGGTATGACCTTGTCGTCCAGCTCGACGTCCTTGGTGGCGGTACGAGCCAGCGCCTGCACGGGGGAGGTCAGCCGGAGGAACTCGTCGACGCTGTCGGGCACCCGGCTCGGATCCTCAAGCAGGAGGGCGCGCTGGTCCGGGTTCTGGGTCAACAGCTGAACGGCGCCGCCGAGCATTCCGGTGGTGGTGTCGTTGCCGCCGGCGACCATGGTGAAGGCGAAACCAAGGATCGACATCAGGCCCTCGTCGTCGCCCTCCACCCCCATACCGCTGGAGACGAGGTGCGAAATGGTGTCGTCCTCTGGATCGGTACGTCGGCGCGCGATCAGATCGGTGAAGTAGACCATCAGGTCGGCGATGGCATCGCCGCCTGCGGCGAATCCCTCGCCGGCGGATGCCTCGAAGATGGCTTCGGTCCAGACGTCGAACTGGCCACGGTCCTCTTCGGGCACGCCGAGGTAGTAGGCGACGACCATGCTTGGCAGAGGCTTGAACAGCTCCTCGACGATGTCTCCCTCGCCAGCATCTGCGAGTCGCTGCAGGCGCTCTCGAACGAACTCTCGTACGGCAGGCTCGACCGCCTCGACCTGGCGCGGGGTGAATCCGCGTGACACGAGACGACGGAACTCGGTGTGCGCCGGAGGGTCCTGCATGACCATCGGCGGGTTGTCGGCCATGCCGGTCTTCTCGAGCTCGTCGTATTCGATCGTGAGGCCGTTGGCTGACGAGAACGTGGTGAAGTCGCGTGCCGCCTCGTGGACCTGAGCATGGCGGGTCAGCACCCAGTAGTCGTTCTCCGGTGCGCATTCAGGCACGACGTGGTGCACAGGGTCGTGGTCGCGCAGGGCGGCGTACATCGGCCACGGGTCTCGCCACGTTGCCTCGGAGCGAGCGACATAGGCGGCGTTATCGGACACAGTCTCTGTCATGTCAGAACGGTGTTACAAATCATCGAATCTGTCAAGTCCTGCTCCGGGCCCAGAGAACTGCCCGTATGGGATTGTGTGGGACATGGCGCCTCAGTCTTCCTCCGTTGCCCCGTCATGGGTGCCGTCGAGTGCCTCCATCGAGAGCTCGCGCGTGGTGCAGTTCGCCCGGTGGCTTGAGGCAGAGGGCAAGGCGTACTTCCTCGATCCGACCGACTTCGGTGAGCTCCAGGCATGGTCGGCGGCCAACCCCGGCGACTTCTGGGGTGCTGTTGCGGCGTTCTTCAACGTCGCGTTCGAGACGCCGCCCACCGTCTCGCTCGGTGACGAGTCAATGCCTGGAGCGGAGTGGTTCCCCGGGTCCACGCTCAACATTGCTGAACACTTCCTTCGCCGTGACGACGAGGCGACCGCGATCGTGCTGGTGCGCGACGACGGCACGCGAGAGTCGATCACGTTCCGGGAGCTGCGACGCCAGGTGGGCGTGGTCGCAGCGGGGCTGGCTGATCTTGGTGTCGGAACCGGGCATCGTGTGGTCGCATACCTGCCCAGCAGCATTGAGGGTGTCGTGGCGTTCCTCGCCACCGCATCCGTTGGGGCCACCTGGGCGCAGACAGCAATGGACTATGCGGCGCCCGCGGCGGCAGATCGCCTTGCCCAGCTCGAGCCGACCGTATTCATCGTCGGCACCGGTCATACGTTCAAGGGGCAGGTCATCGACCGGCGCGAAGAGGCCGCAGCCTTGCGAGCATTGCTCCCAACCGCCCGCCACGTCATCACCGTCCCGACTGCTGGCCTCGAGCCCGCGATGGCTGACACCTCGACGTGGGCTGACTTGGTCTCCGGTCCTCGGTCGATGGAGCCCGTACCCGTCTCCTTCGACCACCCGCTGTGGGTGCTGTTCAGCTCCGGCACGACGGGCAAGCCCAAGGGCATCGTGCACGGTCATGGCGG from the Aeromicrobium panaciterrae genome contains:
- a CDS encoding cytochrome P450, whose product is MTETVSDNAAYVARSEATWRDPWPMYAALRDHDPVHHVVPECAPENDYWVLTRHAQVHEAARDFTTFSSANGLTIEYDELEKTGMADNPPMVMQDPPAHTEFRRLVSRGFTPRQVEAVEPAVREFVRERLQRLADAGEGDIVEELFKPLPSMVVAYYLGVPEEDRGQFDVWTEAIFEASAGEGFAAGGDAIADLMVYFTDLIARRRTDPEDDTISHLVSSGMGVEGDDEGLMSILGFAFTMVAGGNDTTTGMLGGAVQLLTQNPDQRALLLEDPSRVPDSVDEFLRLTSPVQALARTATKDVELDDKVIPAGRKVLLLYGAANRDERAYGPDAGALDVLRRPQQIMTFSHGAHHCLGAAAARMQARVALEELLAFCPTFEVDIDAVTWAPGSYVRRPTSVPFRSAS